Below is a genomic region from Oikeobacillus pervagus.
GATCGGCTACTCTTTGAATTGGGGCTTTACTCCCCTGTGCCTCCTCCACAATTTTAATAATATTCGCTAGTGCCGTATCTTTCCCTACTTGAGTTGCCTTCATCAATACGGATCCGTTTTTATTCATCGTGGCACCAATCACGGTATCTTCTGGGCGTTTTTCTACCGGGATTGATTCTCCAGTAATCATTGACTCATCGATTGAAGTTTCCCCTTTTACAATCACCCCATCGACAGGAACCTTTTCTCCTGGTTTAACGAGAAGAAGATCTCCTACAGCTACATGTTCAATCGCAACTTTGATTTCCTCTCCATCCTTCAAGACCGTTGCCTCTTTTGCTTGAAGGTTTAATAGACTAGAAATAGCTTCCGTTGTTCGCCCTTTTGCTTTGGCTTCAAATAACTTCCCTAATAAAATCAATGTAATTAAAACTGCACTTGTTTCAAAGTATAAATGTGGCATTTCCCCTGCACCTAAAGTGCGAATGGCTTCAGCTAAACTATAAAAATAAGCAGCAGATGTCCCTAGTGCTACTAGTACATCCATATTCGCACTTTTATTGCGTAAAGCTTTATATGCTCCGACATAAAAAGACCATCCAATGAAAAATTGAACTGGTGTAGCTAAAACTAATTGCACCCAAGGATTCATAAGGAAAGACGGTACTGGTACGTTCACCTGGATCGGTAAATGGGCAAACATCGTATAGAGAAGTGGAAGAGATAAAAAAATAGAAATCACAAGTTTTCGTTTCTTCGCTTCGTATTCTTCTTCCTTTTGTTCTTCTTTATCTGCTGGACTCTGTTTCTCTGTTGCATCATAGCCTAATTTTTGAATACGTTGTATGATTTCCGCTTCATTGATTACCCCAGGGGTGTATGCGATGTCTGCAGATTCCGTTGCTAAATTCACTGTTGCTACCGTAATACCGTCCGTTTTATTCAAGACTTTTTCAATTCGGTTCGAACAGGCTGCACAGGTCATCCCACTAATATCAAGAGCAATCTGTTCAGGCCGAACACCATATCCTAACTTTTCAATTCGTTTTACAACTGTATGATATTGAACTTTTTCCTCATCAATCGCAATAGAAGCTTGTTCTAGTGCTAAGTTTACGTTCGCTTCAACACCATCAATCTTATTCAATACTTTTTCAATTCGGTTCGAGCACGCTGCACAGGTCATACCTGTTATATGAAGTGTTACATGTTTTTCACGCATCGATCCCACCCTTTATTGTAGATTCACTAGCTATAATCACTTTTATGTCCGACTAAATTGCTCAAAAACTTTCATTAATTCTGCAATAGATTCCTCCCCTTGCCCTGATTGAATGGCATCGATCACACAATGGTTCGTATGACGTTCCAGCAAATTCATTCCGACTTTTTTCAATGCGGAATTAATAGCGGTAATTTGAACTAAAATATCGACACAGTAGCGATCCTCTTCCACCATTTTCTGTATTCCACGAACTTGACCTTCAATTCTTTTTAACCGGTTCATTAACTGCTTCTTTTCTTCATCATTTCTATGGGTTTTCTTTGAATGATCTAAATGGTTCAAATAACCTCACCTCTTTACTAATCCTTTATATATACTATACCCCTGTATAGTATTTTTTACAAGTGAATATTTTTTTAATTCACAAAAAATAAGAGAGGGATCTCCTCTCTTAAATCTTCTCTACATTATTAAAATATTCCTCCAGTGTCCACTTGTTTTCGTAGATTTCTTTTGCTGCTTGTTTCCCGACATAACGAAAATGCCATGGTTCATACTTATAACCAGTAAGGGACTCTTTTCCTTTAGGATATCGTAAAATAAATCCATATTGATGGGCGTTTTCAGCGAGCCATTTTCCTTCTGTCGTATTCTCGAAATCCTCTGTTAAGTTAAATTTCACACTTTCCGCTGAGATATCCATCGAGAGACCTGTTTGATGCTCACTTTGGCCTGGCGGTGCTACCGCTTGAGACGCCTTTGTTTCTCCAACCCGTGCAATTTCATTGTTTAAGATCGCTACTTGACGGTCATATGATCGATAGCCCGAAACAGCAAAAAGATGGACTCCTTGTTGTTTTGCATTTGAAAACATTTCTTCGAGAGCCTTCGCTGCTTGTTTTCTCAAATAGCTCTTCTCTATGTCTTGATCGCCAAATGAAAATCGGACATTAGGGCGAACTAAATCAGTTGGAGTATATTCACCAGGAAGAAAATAATGTTTATTTACAAGGGATAACGTATTTTCGGGATTTGCAATGATTTTTTTTCCATTCACCTCTTTAATTTGATTAAAGAATACAGCCTTTAATTGTGGCCCTGTTTTTGTTTTCTTTTCTTGATGAACCGTTTTCTTCACTGTATCTTCCGTTTTTTGTGGATCTGCATTTTGACAGCCTGCTAAAAGGAAGACGATTGCTGATGCAATAAACCATTTGTTCATTTTCTCACCTATTCTATTTTTTCTCGTCCTTATCATACCACCTAAGGCCGTAGTTCGCCATTAAGAGGAAAGGAAAATTGGTACCTTTTTTAATCCCACTGGACAATCAAAAAGCTCCTGTGAAAAACAGGAGCAAAACTTGTTTATTCCTTGATAGCTGCTTCTAGTGCAACTTCAATCATTTCATTAAAAGTGGATTGTCTTTCCGCTGCTGTTGTCTCTTCACCTGTTAGAATATGGTCACTGACGGTTAGAACAGAAAGAGCTTTACGACCAAATTTAGCCGCTAATGTATATAATGCTGCTGTTTCCATTTCAATGGCTAATATCCCATATTGGGCCCATTTTTCATGTTCAGCATGATCATTATAAAACATATCAGCGGTAAACACATTCCCTACCTTTAAACTTAATCCCTTTTCTGTTCCTACATCAAACGCTTTTTTTAATAAATCCCAGTTGGCAGTCGGGGAATAATCAATCCCATTAAATGTGAAACGATTCATTTGTGAATCAGTTGATGCCGTCATCGCGAGAATCACATCGCGAACGTTGACATCTTTTTGGATCGCTCCACATGTTCCAACCCTAATGAGATTCTGTACTTCGTAGCTTTGCATCAATTCATTAATATAAATGGAAATCGAAGGAACCCCCATTCCTGTTCCTTGAACAGATATCCGCTTTCCTTTATACATACCTGTATATCCGAACATATTCCGGATTTCATTATAGCAACTAATATTTTCTAAAAATGTCTCAGCTATATATTTTGCGCGCAATGGGTCCCCTGGCAATAGAACGGTATCAGCAATTTCATTTTCTTTTGCTCCAATATGTATACTCATTCAAATTCCTCCTCTTCAAATCAATAAGCATGATCATTTTAAGTCAATTTATCATCGTATGCAAACGTTAACATTCATACTATTTCCCCGTTAGGACAAACTAAGGTCGAAAGGAGAGAGAATCATGGCAAAAAAGAATATGAGTAAAAAACTACAGCAAGCAGTTCAACATGCAAATGAAACCAATCCAAAGTCTCGGTCAACTACGAAACCAAGTTCTTCAAAAAGTGACCGTGAAAATTTATAGGAGGTTTAACCATTGGGAAAAAAACATCGGAATCGTATAAATGCACCAAAAAAGAATAATCATATTCCACCAGAAGCAATAGAGGCAGAACATAATGCTCATGGAAAAGAATTTTCAGCAAATAGCGGACGTAAAAACGGTCCAGGAAATAATCAATAATAAACAAAAGCGAAAGCGCCTTGATCATCGGCGTACGGATTTCGTAGTTTTCGACTGAGATAAAGGAAACACAGCGAATCCCTTCATGAGCTGATGTTGACTTATCGGAGGGAGAAAACGGAGAAATTCGCTAGCCGATAGGCGCTGAAGCTAGACGATTAAAAGCGAAAGCGCCTTGATCATCGGCGTACGGATTTCGTAGTTTTCGACTGAGATAAAGGAAACGAAAGCGATATCCAACTATAAATTTTATAATTCCCTAAACAAATACAAAAAACTCGCTATGAGACCCTCCATAGCGAGTTATATTAGGAAAGTATTCTCTTAGGTTTTTCACCTAACTTGAGGGGGCCTCCCTTTTCCCCATTCATCGTACATATTCCCTCTTGATCTTTTTCCATCCTCCCGACTCCAAACGATAAAAATGTTCTTGTTTCCCTTCATTTATGTAAATAATATCCCCAGTTGTCATTAAACGTGCTGAAAAATCAAAAGGGATTAAATCGGCAACATTAAATGTGCGAAAAGAATTTTCTAATACTTCTTCATGATTTTTTCCATCAATATGAAACTGATAAACGGGCGAATATCCCTGTTCATCTCCGTAACGAGGTGTTTGAAAAAACGTCACATCATATTTCTTCTTCATTCCCATTGTAAGAAACGAAAAAATTTTATCCATTTTCCCTCTCTCCCTCCAAATTTCTTTCTACTTTTTCTATTAGATTTTGAACCTGTCGAATCCTTCATCAAATCTTCACTTGTTTTGACTTGTTTTTTCTTTTTTTGTCGAGAGATCGGTAAATAGGGATTTTTAACAATGTTTGCTAATGGTTTGTTGAAGAATGGACCGTAATTGTGGTAGATCTTCAATCGCAACAGAAAGTCTGACAAAACTTTCATCCATTTCTAGAGCTTCGGCAAGAAAACTCCCAATTCCACGTGCACGGCGGTCTACTTGAAGTAATATTTCAGTAGACTGCTCAGATTGTTCTAAAAACATCACCTCTAACTCATCCAGTTTCCCACGAAAAGGACCACTCGTTGGGACAAATTCAAATTCTTGAATAAACGGGTACCTTCTTCTTATTCGGTTAGATGCTTGTTCACATTCTACCTCACGCAATCGAAAACCTAGTTTTTGTATTTCTTCCAATATTGCAGAAGTAAGAGAATTAGGACGCACTTCAATAAAATCCTTGTCATGTGGATCAACCGCGTTCTTTATGTCCAATCCTGTTGCTAGCCATACTCTGGAGCGTCCATACGTAATAGGGGTATCCAAAGGTAATTGTAGTGAAAAAGGAATTGTTTTTATTTCATTGGCTTGAATAGTAAAAGGATCTGATATTTGAACTTTTTGTATGGCGGCATGATCTGTATATTTTTTATCATTTGATTCGCGGATGTAAGTGGTCAAAATGGTAATATAAATAGCATCAATCTTTTGTTCTATTTGACCTCCGTTAATTTCTACCACCCCATTCATATATTCACCCGCTATAAAACTTGATTTTTCAAGCTTCGTATCAACCTTCGCACTTCCAATTCCAACACTTGCAAGAACTTTATTAAAAAAAGACATCATATTTCCTCCCATGAACTTGTTTTACTATTCTATACGTATAACCCGCTAGTGAAGTTTCATTTTTTAAATCTATCAAATCATTTGATATGATGAGATTGTTTTTTCTTTTATAAGAGGTTACAGAAAAAGGATGGAAAACTACATTCCATCCTTTACTTACAAGAGATGCGGGAACTCTTCAAACTTCTAATCCCTTCATTATTCTTCTTCCTCAATTTCTTCATCAATGATGCATTTAGCAAGTAGGTAATCAAATGTAATATCAGCGATTTCATCCAGTTCCATTTCAGATGGAACAAACCCTCGTCTAATAAGTTCTTGGAAAAAGAATTCAGCAATTTCTTCTGTATCAATATACACTTCAATTTCCCGCACCTGATCGCCCCCTTCACCATTAAATTTATGTTTTCATTAATAGTTTTATAACTACTGTTTTCATTCTTTTTTTCTTTTCAATTTTTGTTTTTCCCATTTTAATAAGATTTCTCTTAATCTAAATTTAATTTCCTCGATCCGCTCATGATAATAGTTGTCCTGAAAGGTTTGATATAGTAATTGATAATCATTTAACGCATCCAGCAACGTATCAATAATTTTCTCTGGGGATTTTGGCGCTGGTAAAGTCTTAAGTTTACTCCTAGATGACAAAAACATTTCGAATTTTTTTAGAAAACGATTCGCATGTTCACTATCAGC
It encodes:
- a CDS encoding M15 family metallopeptidase, with product MNKWFIASAIVFLLAGCQNADPQKTEDTVKKTVHQEKKTKTGPQLKAVFFNQIKEVNGKKIIANPENTLSLVNKHYFLPGEYTPTDLVRPNVRFSFGDQDIEKSYLRKQAAKALEEMFSNAKQQGVHLFAVSGYRSYDRQVAILNNEIARVGETKASQAVAPPGQSEHQTGLSMDISAESVKFNLTEDFENTTEGKWLAENAHQYGFILRYPKGKESLTGYKYEPWHFRYVGKQAAKEIYENKWTLEEYFNNVEKI
- a CDS encoding YozD family protein, yielding MREIEVYIDTEEIAEFFFQELIRRGFVPSEMELDEIADITFDYLLAKCIIDEEIEEEE
- a CDS encoding heavy metal translocating P-type ATPase, translated to MREKHVTLHITGMTCAACSNRIEKVLNKIDGVEANVNLALEQASIAIDEEKVQYHTVVKRIEKLGYGVRPEQIALDISGMTCAACSNRIEKVLNKTDGITVATVNLATESADIAYTPGVINEAEIIQRIQKLGYDATEKQSPADKEEQKEEEYEAKKRKLVISIFLSLPLLYTMFAHLPIQVNVPVPSFLMNPWVQLVLATPVQFFIGWSFYVGAYKALRNKSANMDVLVALGTSAAYFYSLAEAIRTLGAGEMPHLYFETSAVLITLILLGKLFEAKAKGRTTEAISSLLNLQAKEATVLKDGEEIKVAIEHVAVGDLLLVKPGEKVPVDGVIVKGETSIDESMITGESIPVEKRPEDTVIGATMNKNGSVLMKATQVGKDTALANIIKIVEEAQGSKAPIQRVADRISGVFVPVVVGISIITFLAWYLFVSPGSTTEALEAAIAVLVIACPCALGLATPTSIMVGTGKGAENGILFKGGEHLETAHKINAIILDKTGTITNGQPVVTDFEAKNNQVLPLLVAAEKHSEHPLAEAIVKYGMERQVHAHEVTHFSAIPGHGIKVEIDQRTILVGTRKLMEDHQINYHIYDKKMEKLEQEGKTVMLIAVNQIIAGLVAVADTVKGNAKQAIRNLQQLGLEVYMLTGDNERTAYAIGNEVGMDPRHIFAEVLPEQKATKVKELQLQGKKVAMVGDGINDAPALALADIGIAIGTGTDIAIETADLTLLGGDLSLIPKAIGLSRKTMKNIRQNLFWALFYNSAGIPIAAMGLLAPWVAGAAMAFSSVSVVTNSLRLKRVKI
- a CDS encoding YodL domain-containing protein, which encodes MDKIFSFLTMGMKKKYDVTFFQTPRYGDEQGYSPVYQFHIDGKNHEEVLENSFRTFNVADLIPFDFSARLMTTGDIIYINEGKQEHFYRLESGGWKKIKREYVR
- a CDS encoding metal-sensing transcriptional repressor translates to MNHLDHSKKTHRNDEEKKQLMNRLKRIEGQVRGIQKMVEEDRYCVDILVQITAINSALKKVGMNLLERHTNHCVIDAIQSGQGEESIAELMKVFEQFSRT
- a CDS encoding sporulation protein, with protein sequence MSFFNKVLASVGIGSAKVDTKLEKSSFIAGEYMNGVVEINGGQIEQKIDAIYITILTTYIRESNDKKYTDHAAIQKVQISDPFTIQANEIKTIPFSLQLPLDTPITYGRSRVWLATGLDIKNAVDPHDKDFIEVRPNSLTSAILEEIQKLGFRLREVECEQASNRIRRRYPFIQEFEFVPTSGPFRGKLDELEVMFLEQSEQSTEILLQVDRRARGIGSFLAEALEMDESFVRLSVAIEDLPQLRSILQQTISKHC
- the deoD gene encoding purine-nucleoside phosphorylase, giving the protein MSIHIGAKENEIADTVLLPGDPLRAKYIAETFLENISCYNEIRNMFGYTGMYKGKRISVQGTGMGVPSISIYINELMQSYEVQNLIRVGTCGAIQKDVNVRDVILAMTASTDSQMNRFTFNGIDYSPTANWDLLKKAFDVGTEKGLSLKVGNVFTADMFYNDHAEHEKWAQYGILAIEMETAALYTLAAKFGRKALSVLTVSDHILTGEETTAAERQSTFNEMIEVALEAAIKE